A single genomic interval of Malania oleifera isolate guangnan ecotype guangnan chromosome 11, ASM2987363v1, whole genome shotgun sequence harbors:
- the LOC131167872 gene encoding ADP-glucose phosphorylase codes for MATTGGGGGGRSPEMRKDTVTNRWVIFSPARARRPSDFKSKSPITPGSNSGNSQECPFCIGHEHECAPEIFRLPRQSSDDWKIRVIQNLYPALSRDLEHTFLQNPNSDPVPNSSLPGFGFHDVVIESPLHSVHLSDLSPSEIGEVLLAYRKRIEQLVRHESIKYIQVFKNHGASAGASMSHSHSQIMAVPIVPPTVSARLESMKDYFTQTGKCSLCEVWPEDLLVDESTHFISIVPFAASFPFEIWIVPRDHCSHFHELDGQKVVDLGGLLKLMLRKISLQLNNPPFNFMMHTSPLQITELEHCYTHWFLQIVPQLTGVAGFEIGTGCYINPVFPEDAAKVMREVKFP; via the exons atggcgaCGACGGGAGGCGGCGGCGGAGGTCGGAGCCCTGAAATGAGGAAGGACACGGTCACGAATCGGTGGGTGATCTTCTCTCCTGCTCGAGCTCGCCGGCCGTCCGACTTCAAATCCAAATCCCCCATAACTCCCGGCTCCAACTCCGGCAACTCCCAAGAATGCCCCTTCTGTATCGGCCACGAGCACGAGTGCGCCCCCGAGATCTTCCGTCTCCCTCGACAATCCTCCGACGACTGGAAGATTAGAGTCATCCAAAACCTATACCCAGCTCTCAGCAGAGACCTCGAGCACACCTTCCTCCAAAACCCTAACTCTGACCCGGTCCCCAACTCTTCCTTACCTGGCTTTGGATTTCACGACGTTGTCATCGAGTCTCCTCTTCACTCTGTTCATTTGTCCGATCTCTCGCCGTCCGAAATCGGCGAAGTTCTTCTCGCCTATAGGAAGAGGATCGAGCAGCTAGTGCGCCACGAGTCCATCAAATACATCCAG GTGTTTAAAAACCACGGTGCGTCAGCTGGGGCTTCAATGAGCCATTCTCACAGTCAGATAATGGCGGTTCCTATTGTTCCTCCCACTGTTTCTGCTCGTCTTGAGAGTATGAAGGACTACTTCACCCAAACAGGGAAGTGCAGTCTCTGCGAGGTTTGGCCGGAGGATCTTTTGGTTGATGAATCAACCCATTTCATTTCAATTGTTCCATTTGCTGCCTCGTTTCCATTTGAAATTTGGATTGTTCCCCGGGATCACTGCTCGCATTTCCATGAACTGGATGGACAGAAG GTAGTTGATCTTGGGGGATTGCTGAAACTCATGCTTAGAAAGATTTCTTTGCAGTTGAATAATCCACCATTTAATTTTATGATGCACACATCGCCGCTTCAAATTACGGAGTTGGAGCATTGTTATACTCATTGGTTTTTACAGATAGTGCCTCAATTGACAGGGGTGGCAGGGTTTGAAATTGGAACTGGGTGCTATATAAATCCTGTTTTCCCAGAGGATGCTGCAAAAGTTATGAGGGAAGTAAAATTTCCCTAG